Proteins encoded within one genomic window of Paroedura picta isolate Pp20150507F chromosome 17, Ppicta_v3.0, whole genome shotgun sequence:
- the SEPTIN12 gene encoding septin-12 isoform X2 — protein MEDQPARAPTPLGAPTPGPGGRELFGYVGIEAVLDQMRIKTMKIGFEFNIMVVGQSGLGKSTMVNTLFKSKVSRKSCPGYEERIPKTVQLLSVTHVVEEKGVKMKLTVTDTPGFGDQINNQNCWDPILEYINEQYERYLREEILIDRKRKIPDTRVHACVYFVPPTGHWLRPLDLEFMRRLHKITNVVPVIAKADTLTLEERAEFKQRIQKDLKAHGIHVYPQEEFDDDSDDRLLNDKIREKIPFAVVGADKEHQVNGKKVLGRKTKWGTIEVENPAHCEFPLLRDLLIRSHLQDLKDITHNVHYERYRMYRLNESNLSAKGGERRGSVNGEPESHL, from the exons ATGGAAGACCAGCCAGCTCGGGCGCCGACGCCCCTGGGCGCCCCGACCCCTGGCCCCGGGGGCCGGGAGCTGTTTGGCTACGTGGGGATCGAGGCGGTGCTGGATCAGATGCGGATCAAGACGATGAAGATAGGGTTCGAGTTCAACATCATGGTTGTAG GGCAGAGCGGGCTGGGAAAGTCGACCATGGTGAACACGCTTTTCAAATCCAAAGTGAGCCGCAAGTCCTGCCCGGGGTACGAGGAACGCATCCCGAAGACGGTGCAGCTCCTTTCCGTGACCCACG TGGTCGAAGAGAAGGGTGTGAAGATGAAGCTGACGGTGACGGACACGCCGGGATTCGGGGACCAGATCAACAATCAAAACTG CTGGGACCCGATCCTGGAGTACATCAACGAGCAATACGAGCGCTACTTAAGGGAGGAGATTCTCATCGACCGCAAGCGCAAAATCCCCGACACCCGCGTCCACGCCTGCGTGTATTTCGTGCCGCCCACGGGGCACTG GCTGCGGCCCCTGGACTTGGAGTTCATGCGACGGCTGCACAAGATCACCAACGTGGTGCCCGTCATCGCCAAAGCGGACACGCTGACCCTGGAGGAGCGGGCGGAGTTCAAGCAAAGG ATCCAAAAGGACTTGAAGGCGCACGGCATCCACGTTTACCCCCAGGAGGAGTTTGACGATGACTCCGACGACCGTCTTTTGAATGACAAGATACGG GAGAAAATCCCTTTTGCTGTGGTGGGAGCGGACAAGGAGCATCAGGTGAACGGGAAGAAAGTCTTGGGCCGCAAGACCAAATGGGGGACCATTGAAG TGGAGAACCCGGCCCACTGCGAGTTTCCTCTTCTGCGGGACCTGTTAATCCG GTCTCACCTCCAGGACCTCAAAGACATAACCCACAATGTGCATTACGAGCGATACCGCATGTACCGCCTCAACGAGAGCAACCTGTCGGCCAAGGGTGGTGAGCGCCGGGGCTCGGTCAACGGGGAGCCAGAAAGTCACCTTTGA
- the LOC143826992 gene encoding myeloid-associated differentiation marker homolog, with amino-acid sequence MPVLELNPGSLISLLGIVRFFEVFFSCTAFSLVSVYHAYFGPSGVWCMFTWCFCFAVTLLIIAAGFVGVAESLPLSWQDFTSAFSMLAALMTFTTSVVYPSVFIPKNCSGTVCGYMGAATAMSILCFIAYAVEVGLTRAKAGEVSSFLATVPGLLKVFEAYVACLVFSLITQTYSSHPGLQWCLAVYSICFIVTTLIIILTVGRCLAALPFPLERFLVAYNFLAVLLYITATFVWPIYSFRGVSRPDACNSGPCEWNNKLGVTFLTIFNLIAYAVDLFYSSKMVFVTSPA; translated from the coding sequence ATGCCGGTTTTGGAGCTGAACCCTGGCTCCCTGATCTCCCTGCTGGGCATCGTCCGCTTCTTTGAGGTCTTCTTTTCCTGCACGGCCTTCAGCCTGGTCTCCGTCTACCACGCCTACTTCGGCCCCAGCGGCGTTTGGTGCATGTTCACCTGGTGCTTCTGCTTCGCCGTCACGCTCCTGATCATCGCGGCGGGGTTTGTCGGCGTGGCCGAGTCGCTGCCGCTCTCCTGGCAGGACTTCACCTCCGCCTTCTCCATGCTGGCCGCTCTCATGACCTTCACCACCTCGGTGGTCTACCCATCGGTCTTCATCCCCAAAAACTGCTCGGGCACGGTGTGCGGCTACATGGGGGCGGCCACGGCCATGTCCATCCTCTGCTTCATCGCTTACGCCGTCGAGGTGGGCCTCACCCGGGCCAAGGCCGGCGAAGTCAGCAGCTTCCTGGCCACCGTTCCCGGCCTGCTGAAGGTCTTCGAGGCCTACGTGGCTTGCCTCGTCTTCTCCTTGATCACCCagacctacagctcccaccccgGACTCCAGTGGTGCTTGGCTGTCTACAGCATCTGCTTCATCGTCACAACTCTCATCATCATCCTCACGGTGGGCCGCTGCCTCGCTGCCCTGCCCTTCCCCTTGGAGAGGTTCTTGGTGGCTTACAACTTTTTGGCCGTGCTCCTGTACATCACGGCCACCTTCGTGTGGCCCATCTATAGTTTCCGGGGCGTCTCGAGGCCCGACGCCTGCAATTCCGGGCCCTGCGAGTGGAACAATAAACTCGGTGTGACTTTCCTGACCATCTTCAACCTCATTGCCTACGCTGTGGACCTCTTCTACTCCTCCAAGATGGTCTTTGTGACCTCACCGGCATAG